The Pleuronectes platessa chromosome 22, fPlePla1.1, whole genome shotgun sequence region TGTGATTTTAGAAAGTCTCTTACCTGCTGAAGTCGTGTCGAGTGCTGTCAGCCTGGTCGATTTGATTTGGAGGAAGACAAGTATCAGGTTTATATCCTGCggcagtttctttttttctttttttttgctgtcatCAGCTGCACTGAGGTCAGTTGAGATGCACTTGTTTCCACAGAAGATACAGCATGCAAATTCAAATTTTTTCGGGTTAACGTTTTCCACCGTACATAGAACTTTAAAGGTTATAGACTTTTTCTACCTCAGCGGTTCAAGTCTTCtgaatatgggggggggggggggcactggccaCAGCTCAGATTCCTCTGCCCCCTAAAAAAGGAAtgagcataataataataacaaaaagtcaCTTGGTTATAatactaacaataaatatgacaagttgttaatatttttgtttcctAAGTTTTTTAATTACAGGTACTGTAAAagaacatctgctccccgagcgctgtacatggctgctcactgctctgtgtgtcctgcaccagatgggtcaaaagcagagattaaatttccctacctgcatgtctgtgcatgtgtttgggacgaataaatgcatcttattcAATGAACAAATCTTTAGAGCTAACAGTGAACAAGGAATGGCTGAAATGTGTATATTACTGAACCAGGAAATCTAAAATACACACTAATGTCACTGTCAGTAACTTGGTCAGAGATGTGAGCTGAGCACCAGTCGAGGGGGAAAGTCTGGAATAAGCGATGAAGACGAGGCTCAGAGGCTCCAGCACACGAGTCCACACTGTGAGCTGTGTGAGGATTAGTAGTGATGATGAATGAGGGTGTGACTGACTGAGGCTTCATCCCAAGTTTGTCCACAGTGTGAATAATGTCTCTGGAAGTTGTCCAAGAGTCCTGTgtcctttctttatttaattgtttgtctCCTGATACTTTCCACTCCTCTTTAATCCACGCCCCTCCCAATCCCAGATTTGAATGCTGCATTTGCATATTTGTATTGAGTCCTACGAAGAGAcctgatgatgacgatgatcaCTAATGTGAAGTGAAGGGAGAAAATAAACCAGGAAGGATAAATTCAAAGTTTTCTAACCTCACTCTGCCCCACAGACTGTTcacaaaaagctctgcacacaatgtcCACCACACAAAACTCCActgaaatgtttcctttttattattGACTCCTCTACAATTTGTGTGatgttttgattttaaattcatttttactttaatttaccCAGACACTGGACAAAAGGAGAACATGAAGGCCATCATTGATTACAGCTCTAACATGTCTTCTACATACTTACCTTTCTTCACTGTATCATGTCACAAATACAAAGACTTCATCAACCAtgagtttgtctgtttgtgttggtggCTCATTATGCCTCGTCGTGCCAAATCTCAGCTAAATGACTGAATTAGatagaggaaaagaaaatcttGAGAATATCATGTTTGGCATTTAGTTAAAGTTTTAAATGTCAATGTAAAAGTAGAATATACATTTGAATAATCACTGTAGATGAGGCAAGAAGAAGAGTTTCATGCAAACTTAATCACACTTTTATTAATCTGCACAGATTGATCAGAACAGAAACGCCACTTCTCCTCCAAACTGTGGTCATTTAAAGGCAATCCAAATCAATTTGTCTGATTAGCAACAGACTGACACAAATGTTTCAAACAATCATAGGTAATAGTAAAAGTTGTAATAGTACTAACAGTAGTAATGatagtgtaataataataataataatataaacagcTTTTAATGGATTGTCAAATTCATCAATGTATAACTCTTCATTAAATCACCTGTAGAACAGTATGATTTATAACAATTATAAATCAGAGGATTTAAGGAAAATCTAAagttttttatctccatcatcTTCACACATCAACACGACCTATCCGTCACAAAAGTCTCATTTATCAAGAAGCTTTATAACTATATCCTATTAGTTAATGAAAGaaatctcctcctcacaaagaAATTGGTGCAAGTCCGAACAGTTTTCATTCTGCCACCTGGAGTTCTTCACGTTGATGACGCCGCAGTTTCTAGACGAGGGCATCTCCGGTGTTCGGTCGTTCTCCCAGTGGCTGTAGGTCACCGTCCTGTCGCTCCAGATCCAGAACCCGAAGACAGGATTCTGCCTCAGGCCGATCCAGAGAGGACCCTCGACGTTGAGGTTGTTTAAGATTTCAACAACATCCTTCTGATCGTCCTCATCCTCAATCCACAGCAGGCCTGAGTGATTGGCGAGACAGTAATCCAAAGCCTTTTCCCAAGTTAAATTCTGTCTGACGACCACGATCCTCACATTGCCTGAAAACCCAGAAAAAGACATATGTAAGATTTTCAGGAGAAGACATATCTTAAACCACATCATTCAGTCTATGTCttattgagggggggggggagtaatcTATTCCTGTGTCGCATCCTGTTTCCCTtggattcatatttatattaggTTATTTTTCTAAAACAGTCTAAGTCTATATTTTGTTTGGCTTTTCCGTGGCTTACCTTTGGAGCAAAGTGCTCCTGCTTCACTGAGACAGTCATATCCATACAACACATGTGAAGACTTTTTCTGAGCTGTACAATTCTCTGATGTTCTGTCCCACGATCTGTACGTCGAGCAGCTCCCGTCCTGCCACTCCCATTCATCGTGCAGGAGTCCAATCCAAAAGGTTTTGTTTCGTCCTTCCTCGACCACTTGTCTTTTTTGGTTTTCATCATTGATGCTGACTAATTCCTTGAAGTGTCTTCTGCAGTACTGCTGTGCCTGACACCAGTCCTTTTTCATATGATCAATCAGGTGGTAGTTATTTCCtgcaaaatcaaaaaaaaattataatttttgttttgttttgggcaTTTTTACAACAGAAACCCTCAAACAGATATGTAGCAATAGTTAAGTAATAGTAAACAAAGCTCAAGGCTGATATCAAGTAaaaacagtatttaaaaaaatatttaattaacaCGAATTCTGATGAATTCATAATTTTCCAATATTCACTTGTAATTTAAGAGGCATTTATCCAGGTTTGCTTCttgaagaggaaaaaaggaaCATTTTCAGGATTTGATACTTTTGTCGTCTCTGAGATAAACTTATTATTTGGTgtcaatttgatatattttgatatttatgtTAACTCCACCAAGAAGGTTATGCTTTCACCTCTGTCCTTTGTCCATTGTTTGACTCTttgattacacaaacacaactggacAGAACAATTAAACCTTTATGAAGGATGCACTCAAAGTATAATTCATGTATCTTGAAACAAATCAGGAAAATACAGGCAGatgatatttgtgagtgtgtgacattgGGTGCAGATCTAAATACAATTGTTGGTAATTGAAATGTAGTTCCATAAGAAGAGTGTTGGTGGAGGTAGATGTTGTGTACTGACACTTACCCTCGTAGCACATGAAATGGAAACTCTCGTTACAGCCAAAATCtgtatatttgttattttcaacaGCTCCACATCTTTGCTCCTCTGGTGTTACAGTGACATTTGTTAGATTGAATGTATAAGGCTCGCTGTTCGACCAAGTGGTGACGTTCTCTCGAATCCTTCTTAGACCGAGCCAGACAATGTGAGGTTTGCGTCTCTTCAAAACGAATATTTTAAGAGACTTGGCATCGTCCTCATCGTACAGAGTTACAAAtgacatacttttttttttacatatctcTAACGAAACAGTCCTATTCCATTGCGTTGTGTCATCAAGGTAGAACCGTCGGAGACGATTAGCTGCAGCTGCAAAGTGAAAAAATCCTGTGAAGATAGAagataaaacaatatttcactTATCACTTAAGCAAGTTATAATGCATTGAATACAGTTAGTTACAGTAACTACACAACCACCTGCCCCCACCTCTCAGATGCACACGTAATAATATTCTACATCCATGAAACTAAATCCTGGTTAGGGTTGGAAAGCCTTacctgaacacagcaggagcaacacaagGTTCATCCTCACAGATCTGATCAGGTCCCAATGGTGAAAAGACTGAATTAAAAAGTGCAGAGAAATGAAACATCACATTCTTAACAAGGGGAGGAATCCTAATCAGAGTAATGACGTCAGGTTTAGATCATGAAACAACTTGTTCTGAACTGTTACTCTTACTGGGTTtgtaatatataatgtaattaaGCTATCTTTCTGCATGTGATTTGAGAAAGTCTCTTACCTGTTGAAGTCGGGTCGAGTGCTGTCAGCCTGGTCGATTTGATTTGGGTCGAAGAGAAGTATCAGGTTTATATCCTGTgacagtttcttttctttttttttaaagccaacACTTGTTAATGATTTACAAaccctctgctccttctgcaGAAACATGTGATGACACTAAAGGGCCTCTTTCCAtgtggaaataataataaaaaaacatatcagCTCAGGCATGCaaataatacataaaatacacagCACATAAAGCACGAT contains the following coding sequences:
- the LOC128428940 gene encoding C-type mannose receptor 2 translates to MCYEGNNYHLIDHMKKDWCQAQQYCRRHFKELVSINDENQKRQVVEEGRNKTFWIGLLHDEWEWQDGSCSTYRSWDRTSENCTAQKKSSHVLYGYDCLSEAGALCSKGNVRIVVVRQNLTWEKALDYCLANHSGLLWIEDEDDQKDVVEILNNLNVEGPLWIGLRQNPVFGFWIWSDRTVTYSHWENDRTPEMPSSRNCGVINVKNSRWQNENCSDLHQFLCEEEISFIN